The stretch of DNA AGTCACGTACGTGGTGGGCTCTGACTCATCGATAGCGGATTGGAAGGGTCTCAGGGGCAAGGAAATCGCCGTGGCGGGCCGCGGCGCCACACCGGATATACTCCTGAGGTATGTGCTCAAGGCGAACGGCCTGAACCCGGATGCGGACGTCCGAATCCAGTACTATTCGTCCCCCGTGGAGCTCGCGCAACTTGTGATTGCGGGGCGAGTGAGGGTTGCCGCTCTGCCCGAGCCGTGGGTCACCGAAGTGATGAGGAATAACGCGTCGGCACGGATACTCCTTGACTATCAGGAAGAGTGGAGGCGCATCGAGTCCAGAAAGGAGTCCTACCCGCAGAGCTGTCTGGTGGTGAGGACTCAGTTTGCCAGGGACAACCCCGGGATTGTGAGAGAGTTTCTGAAATTGGCCGAATCCTCCAGCAGCTGGGTGGTCAGTCATCCCGAACAGGCGGGCGCGCTCGCTGAGGCTCACGTCCAGATTTCCCGAGAGGCCGCTCGCGACTCCATCCCCAGGTGCAACCTGAGGTTTGCCGGCATGGCCACGGCCGGGCGCGAAGTCGAGCACTTTCTCTCCAGGCT from Bacillota bacterium encodes:
- a CDS encoding ABC transporter substrate-binding protein, producing the protein MIRRLLVLAAVLPLLAYSVALARPGDVKLNVMVLSGTTGLSLVKILEDNPNIGPGIAATYTVAKSPDVVVSRLVSGEADVAALPTNTAALLYNRGVPVQIAAITNWGVTYVVGSDSSIADWKGLRGKEIAVAGRGATPDILLRYVLKANGLNPDADVRIQYYSSPVELAQLVIAGRVRVAALPEPWVTEVMRNNASARILLDYQEEWRRIESRKESYPQSCLVVRTQFARDNPGIVREFLKLAESSSSWVVSHPEQAGALAEAHVQISREAARDSIPRCNLRFAGMATAGREVEHFLSRLLAFDPQSIGGKLPDAGFYWNE